DNA from Acipenser ruthenus chromosome 23, fAciRut3.2 maternal haplotype, whole genome shotgun sequence:
AGGGCCCACAGACACAAGTGAGTCAGACAAACACAGATAGATTCATGCtgtcaaacagacagacacacagacaggcaagcagacagacagacagacagagacacacagacaggcaggcagacaggcacacagacaggcaggcagacaggcacacagacaggcaggcagacaggcacacagacaggcaggcagacaggcacacagacaggcaggggtGCTGCACCTGCGAGTGTGAGTTCAGCCAGTTTCAGGGGCAGGTCGGAGGGGGTGACCCCAGCAGGTGACCCCAGGACGTCCGGCAGGGCGTTGCGGCGGCCCGATCGGCCAGAAGAGGCGAAGTCCAGCACTGGCTCCAGCTCCGTCATTGCGGGCGGTCACTCTGCGGCTGCGCACAGGCCTGGGGTCAGCATGGAGAAAACGACTCAGTTAGGAGCAGCTCAGAGCAGTGAAATAGGTTTCTGAAGCACTTCACatgacacacacagcacagctctacaGCTGAGAGCAGTGAAATGAGTTTTTGAAGCACTTCatatgaaacacacacagcacagctctacaGCTGAGAGCAGTGAAATGAGAGTTTCTGAAGCACTTCACATGAAAAACATGTCACCAGTGACAAACGCTATCAATGGGGTTTAAATAATTTGTTGTAATTAATTGTCGAGTTAATTGAATTATTGCACTTTAGTATGAAATGTTGTTGTATGTTcacttattattatgattttatatttgtttagatGTTTAATAACGCTGCACAATATTATAATTTCTGTTTGAATTATGTTTACATGGGACTTCTGTTTTGGGACGTGATGGAATAGCTCTAGAGGACTTCCAAGGAGCCGAATGACCTCATTAGAGCCACCAGGCTGAATCCATCCTTACCTGTTAATAAATAATTACCACGCTCCACAGTGGCGCCCTGCCACCTATCCCCCAAATATTGAATTCAATGAAAATCAGCAGCAGAGACGcggcccgtcccccagagcatgactgtgctgggggagagagcccagcctctccaactcgaccactcaccccgcagaactaaatacgaaccgctcagcactcaggtaggGAAAAAcaccctactcacatattttaaatttgttagggggaaacctcaggaaatccgtggctgagggcagcccttcctccaggctctaagcggtcgactcccgtttcggcctcccagcgcttgactgagcagCCGAAACAAAAAGCAGCGACATGAGAGCTTTTATGCACTTGCTGATGATGTATTGGTTAGGGGAGGATTttcctttgcagaaaagcaaccaagtttacaatacTTACCTGTCTGGTGGTCCCTGCTCATCTGTGTGTGGTTTGTGGTGGCCCAACAGAATATAAAAATGACCTGTGCAagggaaaagagaaagaaaataaggttaatagtacaataTACTTAGCAGGGTTTCATAGGCGGCGAGTATAAGAGGCTCGGggaaataaattgcccaaaccctcacaagaaattgttctgaccaacacaaaaaatatttgtgagagaagaagATCGATGTTTTTTCCCCGCAAGCacgcaaagcaggtctaacaaacatatttctcatTTTACTGCACAACtgccagaccgctagggcagctgggatatcagaATCAACACTGTAGTGCAGATACAGGATTtggttgcatttcaatgtcactGGAGGAGAcgatgcttggctggtttaacgtctaTTCTTCCCGCAGATCTGAGCCCCTCATACCCTTTTTCACTCATTCCCTTGCTTGGAAcatcttcacaatttctacatttattcaaattgctgttatctatacaaacagcttgataCAAATCTGACTTTACAGAACTTTACaggcaaaatattttcgtagcatactgtctgttttcaggCACCAttgttttgtgagaatttgataacggACACTACAGTCAGAAACtacttccttcgactgtttgaacaaatgccacctttcagaacactgtttgtggtgccagattatgaatgtttctgaagctttttctttaaatttttccagtccttcactccattgtcagtgaaagcggggtcttgtgaacttctgaaaaagtgtctgcaaggaaagcagaaaaccgcaactgcctgcttactgtactctaaatatgaaaacctattttaatattctgatgaaaatgaatggttttgcttacaaaagacagttttcagatacacaggtaaacaatgctgtgttgcagtatcaccaaggtccaaaatacagatttagttgcatttcaatgtcactGGAGGAGACggtgcttggctggtttaacgtccgtCCTTCCCGCCGAActgagccccatatagatattCAAAAGTTTACTGTAAgagtgcagtatttttttttttgcaaatataccttatgaaatatgttgaatgccccttgattataagtacgaTAGTAAGAGTGTGTTTACAAGCTACTAGTCAGTATTAATagtattaggaggctgtgtggtccagtggttaaagaaacgggcttgtaaccaggaggtccccggttcaaatcctagccactgactcattgtgtgatcctgagcaagtaacttgaccaccttgtgctccgtcttttgggtgagactttgttgtaagtgactctgcagctgatgcatggttcacacaccctagtctcgtatcttgtactagcctacagatgccttgaccagtctgcacccagctacctccagaccctcatctctccctacacccccactcgacctctccgctccgcctgcactagaagactagctctaccaccgctacgctcccctgcctccaaagcccgctccttctccacccttgctccgcagtggtggaatgaccttcctacagatgtcaggactgcccagtccctgaccacattccggcgcctccttaagactcacctcttcaaagagcacctgtagaactcctctgtttgtatcctgggacactatcacccttcatgtaaatgtgctttattttgctcttatcagcccctattttactgcatttaatcctgtacttcagaatactgtaatctgccaagtttttaacctgtagtactttgtatttaatcacatcctgatgtaactatcactatttaatcatatcctgatgtaactatcactattacctgctgtattattgaattgtggtttgtcaaacttgtactttgcttgaacaaaagttattgtatttcttgctcttattgtattacttgtattgtaacgcttgaaatgtttttgcttacgattgtaagtcgccctggataagggcgtctgctaagaaataaataataataataataataatcttgtaaagatctttgtgatggtggtccactatgaaaggcactaaataaaaaaatattattaattgatttaaattggtgtgcagtgatggaaatggtgtgaGAAATTGctgtactgtaggactgcagaacaggttaatggattttaaggttttaaaaacagtgcagcttgttatcctgactgtgtttcttatttgcttaaataggcagaaCCAGTTTTACAGTACAAGCTAGTGCtgtgttaaacttcatttatttggccgccttatgttggaaaaaaaacaaatgtcaaatATCTATGTCGTGGTTTcggggtctgttttgtgctataaattattatacagtacaaattctcaaaaagacgcaggacaatgaatccggtttacagtttctatttgtgtccgtcagtctgaatatttttcaaactcaacacaatgaatgaaactatTCAGAAAGTATTCAGATgcactagtaacagagtaataaaaaataatgcatgtctttatatatatatatatatatatatgtatgtgtgtatgtgtatcttactgtacatcgttgggttcaataaatgcaggggggaaagtgtggaatagcctccccaaacgaaagactcacgcGTCGCCTATGCAGGGTTTCCCTGTAATCATACATAAGAGTATCGGTGACACACacagcacgcacgcacgcacgcacacacacacagctctgcaaACTGAGAGCAGTGCAATTAtagtttctttgaaaaaaaagaac
Protein-coding regions in this window:
- the LOC117964053 gene encoding cAMP-dependent protein kinase inhibitor beta-like produces the protein MTELEPVLDFASSGRSGRRNALPDVLGSPAGVTPSDLPLKLAELTLAEGTEGDQSPSSEAPPPPPSESAELKDGS